The genomic interval AAGAATGTCTACGATGTGACTGACTTTGTCGACGCCCACCCGGGAGGCGGTGACCTGGTCCTCGACTACGCTGGCAAGGACATCACCGATATCCTCAAAGACGAGGCGTCACATGCGCACTCCGAGGCGGCATACGAGGTTCTCGACGACTCTCTGGTTGGGTTTCTGGAGGATGCCTCCAACGGCGCGAGCGCAAACGGCAAGGCAAAGGCGAATGGACAGGCCAACGGCACCTATGTGCATCCCCGAACGGGTATGTCCTGTGAGGAGGATCTCAGCAAGGATACCGACATTACCAGTGACTACAAGACACACAAGTTCTTGGACCTGAGCAGACCACTCTTTCCCCAAGTGTGGTTCGGTGGCTTCAGCAAGGAGTTTTACCTCGACCAGGTCCATAGACCACGCCACTACAAGGGCGGTGCTTCTGCGCCACTCTTTGGCAACTTCCTTGAGCCTCTGAGCAAGACGCCTTGGTGGTTGATTCCTGTGTTCTGGCTTCCGCCTGTTACTTATGGCCTCTACCTTGCCAGCAGTGGGCTGACTgctgtgggagaggtggcctGTTTCATTGGAGGCTTGGGTTTCTGGTCCATCGCCGAGTACACTCTGCACAGATTCTTGTTTCATCTTGATGAGTAAGTTTTCTTCCACACTGCCTTTGAAAACATTCAACTGACATGATTGTCCAGATGGCTGCCCGACAATCGTGTCGGCATCACCCTGCATTTTACCCTCCATGGCATCCACCACTACCTGCCCATGGACAAGTACCGGCTGGTCATGCCCCCGGCACTTTTCGCCGTGCTTGCTACTCCCTTCTGGAAGTTGGCACACACCATCTTTTACTGGGATTGGAACGTGGCTACTGCGGTCTATTGCGGTGGCATCTTCGGGTACATCTGCTACGACTTGACGCACTACTTCCTGCACCACCAGAACCTTCCTCTCTGGTACAAGCAGCTGAAGAAGTTGCACTTGGAGCACCACTTCCTTGACTACGAGAACGGCTTCGGCGTCACCAGCCCCTTCTGGGACAAGGTCTTTGGCACCGAGCTCAGGGGCGCCAAGCCCGGCAAGAAGAGCAACTGAGACCCTTTGCAAGGGCTTTTTTACACGGCTGAATGacagatgaggaagatgaggcaTGACAGACACGCACAAAGGAAATGGGCATACCCAGTTGGATTGTGCTGTACATACATTTGTAAACAACCATATATTTTGTAATAGCAAGGCCTGGCAGAACATACAGTTCTATAACAACTCTGCCAGGCCGTGATGCATTAATGGCGGAAGGAGTCACCGGGAAGGGAGGCTTTGGGTATAATTCATGTCAGGGTGGTTcatcgggggaggtggggttcACGACTAGGGATTGGAGGTCGGCGGTGGGATTAGGCTTCGCTGCTCATGGTAGACAGAAGTCACTTAATTGGTGTCACATTCATTGTAGAATACCCTAAGAATTGCCGCTTGTACAACATGCGCTCTGCTCCAACCAAGTGAATTTTCAGGCTCTTATCGCTCCTTATCGGATGGCATAAACTCGCTCCACAAACACCGTGTGGACACAGTGAATTGCACGTGACGGGTTATCCAATTCTGGCCCCTCAAATCACTTCTGGTCAGCCAACTCGGTCACAATTTGCCagtcccaaccaaccaacctgcATCACAAGCAACCAATTTCACTTGGTTGAGTGTCTCATTTGCAAGCCTTTTTGTACCCAGCTCCGAGAGACCTCCTGTGTGGTTTGACATCCAGAACCGAGAAAAATATTTTACAGCTTGATTGCCTGACCATTTCCCTCCTCAGCCAACATGTCGGGCCTTGACGTAGAGGCACTGCTCGACTCGACTGcctccaccatcaaggaGCAGCAGAACACCAAATCCACGGCCAATGGCGACTCCCCGCAGGATGGCAGCCGCAGCGAACGCCGAGAAAACGATCGGGACCGCGATGGCGGCAGAGATAGGGAACCCCGCGATAGGAAGCGCAGAGATCGCGACCGTAGTGCCGGCCGCCATCGCGCTTCGTCCAGCGGCAGAGACACTCCCAGAAGCGACGCTGGCAGCCATAAGAGTAGGCGCCGTAGCCGAAGCCGTGATTCGAACCGCCGAGACTCACGTCGTCACAGAGATGGCGACTACTATCGCGGAAGCCGCCGTGGTGGCCGCTCCCGTTCCCGCTCCCCCAACCGCTACTACCGACCTCATGGAGACGACCGCCGCGACCGCGATCGCCCCAGAGACGATGACCGCCGTCGCCATCGTGATGATGACAGGCGCGGTGGCCGGACCAGCACTCCCCGCGactcgccccctcccctcaccgAGGACGAGCGCGATCGTCGCACCGTTTTTGTTCAACAGCTCGCTGCCCGTCTCCGCACCaaggagttgaaggagttTTTCGAGAAGGTTGGCCCCGTTGCTGAAGCACAGATCGTGAAGGACCGTGTGAGCAACCGCTCGAAGGGGTAAGTTTTGCTCACCCTGACATATCCCCCATGGTTGACCAAATTGCTAATACGCTGGTTGTCATCAGAGTTGGTTATGTCGAGTTCAAGAACGAAGATTCCGTTCAGGCCGCGTTGCAGCTTACAGGTCAAAAGCTCCTAGGTATTCCCGTCATCGTGCAGCTCACCGAAGCTGAGAAGAACCGACAAGTCCGCAACCCGGATGCCACCGGCAACCACCCCAACTCCATCCCTTTCCATCGTCTCTATGTTGGCAATATCCACTTCAGCATCACCGAGCAGGATTTGCAGAATGTATTCGAGCCCTTTGGCGAACTCGAATTCGTCCAGTTGCAAAAAGACGACACTGGAAGGAGTCGAGGCTATGGATTTGTTCAGTACGTACCTGTCTTATGTGATGGTGTCTGAAGCCTGTACAGGTAGCTAACCTCGGGCAGATTCCGCGATGCTACTCAGGCCCGCGAGGCGCTCGAGAAGATGAACGGGTTTGACCTTGCTGGTCGTCCGATTCGCGTGGGACTTGGAAACGATAAGTTTACCCCCGAATCAACCGCCAACCTGCTGCAGAGATTCCAGGGCCAGAACCAACAGTTCCAGGGATCCTCGTTTTCTGGTGCCGGTGGCCGA from Podospora pseudoanserina strain CBS 124.78 chromosome 6, whole genome shotgun sequence carries:
- the SCS7 gene encoding fatty acid alpha-hydroxylase (BUSCO:EOG09263KDI; EggNog:ENOG503NV5W; COG:Q) is translated as MPGRTLPTFALAEVESHNTKKSCYVTVGKNVYDVTDFVDAHPGGGDLVLDYAGKDITDILKDEASHAHSEAAYEVLDDSLVGFLEDASNGASANGKAKANGQANGTYVHPRTGMSCEEDLSKDTDITSDYKTHKFLDLSRPLFPQVWFGGFSKEFYLDQVHRPRHYKGGASAPLFGNFLEPLSKTPWWLIPVFWLPPVTYGLYLASSGLTAVGEVACFIGGLGFWSIAEYTLHRFLFHLDEWLPDNRVGITLHFTLHGIHHYLPMDKYRLVMPPALFAVLATPFWKLAHTIFYWDWNVATAVYCGGIFGYICYDLTHYFLHHQNLPLWYKQLKKLHLEHHFLDYENGFGVTSPFWDKVFGTELRGAKPGKKSN
- the rsd1 gene encoding Phosphatidylinositol-3-phosphatase SAC1 (EggNog:ENOG503NV0X; COG:A) is translated as MSGLDVEALLDSTASTIKEQQNTKSTANGDSPQDGSRSERRENDRDRDGGRDREPRDRKRRDRDRSAGRHRASSSGRDTPRSDAGSHKSRRRSRSRDSNRRDSRRHRDGDYYRGSRRGGRSRSRSPNRYYRPHGDDRRDRDRPRDDDRRRHRDDDRRGGRTSTPRDSPPPLTEDERDRRTVFVQQLAARLRTKELKEFFEKVGPVAEAQIVKDRVSNRSKGVGYVEFKNEDSVQAALQLTGQKLLGIPVIVQLTEAEKNRQVRNPDATGNHPNSIPFHRLYVGNIHFSITEQDLQNVFEPFGELEFVQLQKDDTGRSRGYGFVQFRDATQAREALEKMNGFDLAGRPIRVGLGNDKFTPESTANLLQRFQGQNQQFQGSSFSGAGGRGPPTSNFDRAGARDNEKGTGASALDDTDVAGVNFNNYSRDALMRKLARTDEPISAPSDRQVAKPKTEIKPNLPINVNMASRCVVLRNMFDPAEQEGEDWAKELEEEVRQEAEEKYGHVVHISLDPNSPGDIYLKFDKVQGGENAIKGLNGRYFDGRMITAAPVVDAVYSSLFSRVKAI